The following coding sequences are from one Methanococcoides orientis window:
- the ilvD gene encoding dihydroxy-acid dehydratase, with product MRSDNTKKGDARAPNRSLLKAIGVTDSEMKKPFIAVVNSWTEFIPGHIHLDKVAEAVKAGIRNAGGVPFEFHTIGICDGIAMGHEGMKYSLPSREAIEDTIEIMIQGQQMDGMVMVTSCDKITPGHLMAAGRLDIPTMVVTGGPMLPGYVDDKYTDLVSVFEGVGSCQSGTVSSEKLKQLEDMCCCGAGSCAGMFTANTMACMTEALGLSLPGCATAHAVDAKKMRMAKDTGERVVELVKKGVTARQIVTERSFENAIMVDLAVGGSTNTTLHLPAIAHEFGIELPLEKFDELSKTTPHLIGLRPGGENFMLDFERAGGVHAIMKRLKTKLNLDEKTITGKTVGENVDEFMIYNPKLNARIITTLEAPLHEEGGIAVLKGNLAPDGAVVKQAAVDEKMLRHTGPARVFDSEEDAMSTIMKGGIKSGDVVVIRYEGPKGGPGMREMLSPTSAIAGMGLIDSVALITDGRFSGGTRGPCIGHISPEAYEGGPIGLIQEGDIIEIDMPARKLELNVSDEELEKRRADFKPVEKEVTGYLSRYRKTVSSANRGAIRD from the coding sequence ATGAGAAGTGACAATACAAAGAAAGGAGATGCACGTGCGCCAAACCGTTCGCTTTTGAAAGCGATAGGAGTGACCGATTCAGAAATGAAGAAGCCGTTCATAGCTGTTGTGAATTCATGGACAGAGTTCATTCCGGGACACATCCATCTTGACAAGGTTGCAGAAGCGGTAAAGGCCGGCATTCGCAATGCAGGCGGTGTTCCTTTCGAATTCCATACCATAGGTATCTGTGATGGTATCGCGATGGGACATGAAGGAATGAAATATTCCCTTCCAAGCAGGGAAGCCATTGAAGACACCATTGAGATCATGATACAGGGTCAGCAGATGGATGGTATGGTCATGGTAACATCATGTGACAAGATCACACCTGGCCACCTCATGGCTGCAGGAAGACTTGACATCCCGACAATGGTCGTCACAGGCGGACCAATGCTGCCTGGATATGTTGATGACAAATATACCGACCTTGTTTCCGTCTTCGAAGGTGTAGGGTCCTGCCAGAGCGGAACGGTCTCATCCGAGAAACTGAAACAGCTTGAAGACATGTGTTGCTGCGGTGCAGGCTCCTGTGCAGGAATGTTCACAGCCAACACAATGGCATGCATGACAGAGGCACTGGGACTCAGCCTGCCTGGTTGTGCAACCGCCCATGCAGTTGATGCAAAGAAGATGCGTATGGCAAAAGATACCGGTGAAAGGGTCGTTGAGCTTGTAAAGAAAGGAGTTACAGCCCGCCAGATCGTTACCGAGAGATCATTTGAGAACGCAATCATGGTAGACCTTGCAGTAGGAGGAAGTACGAACACCACACTTCACCTGCCTGCAATCGCACACGAGTTCGGAATTGAACTCCCACTTGAGAAGTTCGATGAGCTCAGCAAGACAACCCCACACCTGATCGGACTCAGACCGGGCGGAGAGAACTTCATGCTCGACTTTGAGAGAGCAGGCGGAGTTCATGCGATCATGAAGAGGCTGAAAACAAAGCTGAACCTTGATGAGAAGACCATCACCGGAAAGACCGTTGGTGAAAATGTAGATGAGTTCATGATCTATAACCCGAAGCTGAACGCCCGCATCATAACAACACTTGAAGCTCCACTCCACGAAGAGGGCGGAATTGCAGTCCTGAAAGGAAACCTTGCTCCTGACGGAGCAGTTGTCAAACAGGCAGCCGTAGATGAGAAGATGCTCAGACACACCGGTCCTGCAAGGGTATTCGATAGTGAAGAAGATGCAATGTCTACGATCATGAAAGGCGGGATCAAGTCAGGGGATGTTGTCGTCATCAGGTACGAAGGACCAAAAGGAGGTCCTGGCATGCGTGAAATGCTCTCACCAACATCAGCTATTGCAGGAATGGGACTTATCGATTCAGTAGCACTTATCACCGACGGAAGATTCTCAGGCGGTACAAGAGGACCATGTATCGGTCACATCTCACCGGAAGCCTATGAAGGCGGACCTATCGGTCTGATACAGGAAGGCGACATAATTGAGATAGACATGCCTGCAAGGAAGCTTGAACTCAACGTTTCAGACGAAGAACTGGAAAAGAGAAGAGCAGATTTCAAGCCGGTAGAGAAGGAAGTTACAGGCTACCTTTCAAGATATCGAAAAACAGTTAGCTCCGCAAATCGGGGAGCTATCAGGGACTAA